Proteins encoded together in one Bacteroides zoogleoformans window:
- a CDS encoding phosphotransferase enzyme family protein → MKDLLSIVSHFQLKGTTEAVSPLGSGLINDTYKVTTVEADTPDYVLQRVNHAIFRDVDMLQANIEAVTRHIRKKLEQQGETDVERKVLHFLPADTGKTYWHDGENYWRMMVFIPRAKTYETVNPEYSCFAGSAFGHFQAMLADIPDALGETIPDFHNMEFRLKQLREAVTADAAGRVGEVRPLLDELEKRADEMCKAERLHREGRLPKRVCHCDTKVNNMMFDEDGTVLCVIDLDTVMPSFVFSDYGDFLRSAANNGLEDDPNLENVNFNMNIFRAFTKGYLESAKSFLLPVEIENLPYAAALFPYMQCVRFLGDYINGDTYYKIRYPEHNLVRAKAQFKLLQSVEEHTPEMKSFIASCL, encoded by the coding sequence ATGAAAGACCTTTTATCTATTGTATCTCATTTTCAATTGAAGGGAACGACCGAGGCTGTCAGCCCTTTGGGCTCCGGACTGATTAACGACACGTATAAAGTGACCACTGTCGAGGCGGATACTCCGGACTATGTGTTGCAGCGTGTCAATCATGCCATCTTCCGCGATGTAGATATGTTGCAGGCCAATATCGAAGCCGTCACCCGCCATATCCGCAAGAAGCTGGAGCAGCAGGGAGAGACGGACGTCGAACGTAAAGTGCTGCATTTCCTTCCTGCTGATACGGGTAAGACCTATTGGCACGACGGTGAGAATTATTGGCGCATGATGGTGTTCATTCCCCGTGCCAAGACCTACGAGACTGTCAACCCCGAATATTCCTGTTTCGCAGGTAGTGCCTTTGGTCACTTCCAAGCCATGCTGGCCGACATTCCGGATGCGTTGGGCGAGACCATTCCCGATTTCCACAACATGGAGTTCCGTCTGAAGCAGCTTCGCGAAGCTGTGACAGCCGATGCCGCCGGCCGGGTGGGAGAGGTTCGTCCGTTGCTTGACGAACTGGAGAAGCGTGCCGACGAGATGTGCAAGGCCGAGCGCTTGCACCGCGAGGGACGTTTGCCCAAGCGCGTGTGCCACTGCGATACGAAAGTGAATAACATGATGTTTGATGAGGACGGAACGGTGCTTTGCGTCATCGACCTCGACACCGTGATGCCCAGCTTCGTTTTCTCCGACTACGGCGACTTCCTCCGTTCAGCTGCCAACAACGGTTTGGAAGACGACCCGAACCTTGAGAACGTGAACTTCAACATGAATATTTTCCGTGCCTTCACCAAAGGTTATCTGGAGTCTGCGAAGAGTTTCCTGCTACCTGTCGAGATAGAGAATCTGCCATACGCTGCCGCCTTGTTCCCCTACATGCAGTGTGTGCGCTTTTTGGGCGACTATATCAACGGCGACACTTATTACAAAATCCGCTATCCGGAGCACAACCTTGTGCGTGCCAAAGCACAGTTTAAGTTGCTGCAAAGTGTGGAAGAGCATACACCGGAGATGAAAAGCTTTATTGCTTCATGTCTTTGA
- a CDS encoding DUF3108 domain-containing protein codes for MGLLCLMVFSSARAQCTAKNEAFQSGEHVMYDLYFNWKFIWKKVGTASLTTNATTYQSKPAYRFNLLSVGSKQTDFFFKMRDTLTCYVSDRLEPLYFRKAAEEGSRHTVDEAWFSYENGLSKVKQRRIWRNPIRESQEMEYSDSRCIFDMLSILAQARSYDPKDYKVGQKIRFPMATGREVEEQTLIYRGKENVEANNDTIYRCLVFSFVEYKKGKEKEIITFFVSDDKNHLPIRLDMYLNFGSAKAFLKRVQGNRSPMTSVMGRK; via the coding sequence ATGGGACTACTCTGCCTGATGGTTTTCTCATCTGCACGTGCCCAATGCACCGCCAAGAATGAAGCTTTCCAATCGGGCGAACATGTGATGTACGATTTATACTTCAATTGGAAATTCATTTGGAAGAAGGTGGGTACAGCCAGCCTTACGACAAATGCCACCACCTATCAGTCCAAACCGGCATATCGCTTCAACCTGCTCTCTGTAGGCAGCAAACAGACTGATTTCTTCTTCAAGATGCGCGACACACTGACTTGCTACGTCAGCGATCGGTTGGAGCCACTCTACTTTCGCAAGGCGGCTGAAGAGGGCAGTCGGCACACGGTGGACGAGGCTTGGTTTTCCTACGAGAACGGTTTATCGAAAGTGAAGCAACGCCGCATCTGGCGCAATCCCATTCGTGAAAGCCAGGAAATGGAATACAGCGACAGCCGTTGCATCTTCGACATGCTGAGCATTCTGGCACAGGCACGCTCCTACGATCCGAAAGACTACAAAGTGGGACAAAAGATACGTTTCCCCATGGCTACGGGGCGAGAAGTAGAGGAACAGACCTTGATCTATCGCGGCAAAGAAAATGTAGAAGCCAATAACGACACGATCTACCGCTGTCTTGTATTCTCATTCGTAGAGTACAAAAAAGGCAAGGAGAAAGAGATCATCACTTTCTTTGTGTCCGATGATAAAAACCACCTCCCCATCCGTTTGGACATGTATCTGAATTTCGGCTCTGCCAAGGCATTTCTCAAGAGGGTGCAGGGCAATCGCTCGCCCATGACGTCAGTGATGGGACGGAAGTGA
- a CDS encoding Ig-like domain-containing domain, with protein sequence MKRIFRKLYIPLVVLAVLYSCASVGRIEGGPIDETPPRFLGGNPAQGALHVRKNRIVLEFDEFIKLDKPNEKIVISPPQVQQPEIKSTGKKVVITLQDTLKENVTYTFDFGDAIQDNNENNPLENFSYSFSTGNRLDSMAVAGTLLNAFNLEPVKGLLVGLHSNLSDSAFTKLPFERVGRTDSRGHFSIRGVAPGSYRIYALHDADQNFAYSQPTEIIAYNDSLVIPSMERRMRQDTTWIDSLTVDTIIEKEYTHYLPDNLLLRSFKEPNFSQRFLKYERLTPEKFSLFFSAPAAEPPLLKGLNFDDRDAFIVENITGRNDTLCYWIKDSLIYRQDSLKMSITYLYTDSLKLLVPRTDTLTVLAKLTYAKQLKQKQEAKEKEQKEREKRKKKNDKGDTEPELVEFLQTDVYAPSAMDVYDCITLSFKEPVARIDTTALHLKEKVDSLWKEIPFDLARDSADLKQYNIYAEWEPDKSYSFEVDSAAIGGLYGLHTDKIKKEFKAKKLEEYGQIFFNVHGAGSPAFVELLNGQDNVVRTVPVTDGKADFYFLAPDKYGARLINDANGNGVWDTGNYAEKRQPEMVYYYPMLLELKANFDLTQEWDVEAKPLDKQKPDELKKQKPDEDKDKKRNRNSNRTNGTRNSNVRGNSGRGYSY encoded by the coding sequence ATGAAAAGAATCTTCCGTAAACTCTACATACCACTGGTTGTACTAGCCGTGCTCTACTCTTGTGCAAGCGTGGGTCGGATAGAAGGTGGACCGATAGACGAAACACCTCCCCGTTTCCTTGGCGGCAACCCGGCGCAGGGTGCACTTCATGTCCGAAAGAACAGAATTGTGCTTGAGTTCGACGAATTCATCAAGTTGGACAAACCGAACGAGAAGATTGTGATTTCTCCTCCGCAGGTGCAGCAGCCCGAAATAAAATCCACCGGTAAAAAGGTGGTCATCACACTGCAAGACACGTTGAAAGAAAATGTCACTTATACCTTCGACTTCGGCGATGCCATTCAGGACAACAACGAGAACAATCCGCTGGAGAATTTCTCATACTCTTTTTCCACCGGCAACCGTCTGGACTCTATGGCTGTGGCGGGCACATTGCTGAATGCCTTCAATCTCGAACCGGTCAAGGGTTTGCTTGTAGGATTACATTCCAACCTATCCGATTCGGCTTTCACCAAGCTACCGTTCGAACGAGTGGGACGTACGGACAGCCGCGGACATTTCTCCATTCGCGGGGTGGCTCCCGGCAGTTATCGCATCTATGCCCTGCACGACGCCGACCAGAACTTTGCCTACTCGCAACCCACCGAAATCATTGCCTACAACGACTCATTGGTTATTCCCTCCATGGAGCGGCGCATGCGCCAAGACACCACATGGATAGACTCTCTGACCGTCGATACGATTATAGAGAAAGAATATACGCACTACCTGCCGGATAACCTCTTGCTGCGCAGCTTCAAGGAGCCTAACTTTTCACAACGATTCCTGAAATACGAACGACTGACACCTGAAAAGTTTTCGCTCTTTTTCTCCGCTCCTGCCGCCGAGCCTCCCTTGCTGAAGGGGTTGAACTTTGACGATAGAGACGCGTTCATCGTAGAAAACATTACCGGACGCAACGATACCCTCTGCTATTGGATAAAAGATTCACTAATCTACCGACAAGACTCTTTGAAGATGAGCATCACCTACCTCTACACTGATAGCCTAAAACTATTGGTTCCACGCACCGATACCCTGACCGTACTGGCCAAGCTTACCTACGCCAAGCAGCTGAAGCAAAAGCAAGAAGCCAAAGAAAAAGAGCAGAAAGAACGCGAAAAGAGAAAGAAGAAAAACGATAAAGGAGATACAGAACCGGAGCTTGTGGAATTCTTGCAGACCGATGTATATGCCCCTTCGGCCATGGATGTATACGATTGCATCACACTCTCCTTCAAGGAGCCGGTGGCCAGGATAGACACCACTGCTCTCCACCTGAAAGAGAAAGTTGATTCGTTGTGGAAAGAAATCCCCTTCGACTTGGCACGCGATTCGGCCGACTTGAAACAGTATAACATTTATGCAGAGTGGGAGCCGGACAAATCGTACAGCTTCGAGGTAGATTCCGCAGCCATAGGTGGATTGTACGGATTACACACAGATAAGATAAAGAAGGAGTTCAAAGCCAAGAAATTGGAAGAATACGGACAGATTTTTTTCAATGTACACGGTGCCGGTTCACCGGCTTTCGTCGAGTTGCTCAATGGGCAAGACAACGTGGTGCGCACAGTGCCGGTGACTGACGGAAAGGCCGACTTCTACTTCCTCGCTCCTGACAAGTATGGGGCGAGACTGATAAACGATGCAAACGGCAACGGTGTGTGGGATACAGGAAACTATGCCGAGAAACGCCAGCCGGAAATGGTCTATTACTATCCGATGCTGCTGGAACTGAAAGCAAACTTCGACCTGACTCAGGAATGGGATGTCGAAGCCAAACCTCTCGATAAGCAGAAACCGGATGAACTAAAAAAACAAAAACCGGATGAAGACAAAGACAAGAAAAGAAACAGAAACAGCAATCGCACCAACGGTACTCGCAACAGCAATGTGCGGGGAAACAGCGGAAGAGGTTACAGCTACTAA
- a CDS encoding glycoside hydrolase family 88 protein, with product MKTVLATWGLSLLAFCGCAGQKQDGSRFIQENIENAAAQETRQTDLIEKSGKILRPRTVNKDGNIVYVPIDDWCSGFFPGVVWYTYQLTGDEKWLPLAEKYTEALDSVQYLTWHHDVGFMIGSSYLNGYRFAGKEAYKPVIVQAARSLSTRFRPAAGVLQSWDADKGWQARRGWKCPVIIDNMMNLELLFEASLLSGDSTYYQIARRHADTTLAHHFRPDNSCYHVVDYDPETGEVRSRETAQGYAHESAWARGQAWALYGYTMCYRYTRDPRYLAQAEKIYSFIFHNKHLPEDLVPYWDFDAPGIPREPRDASAAACTASALYELSTYLPGKGYKETADKVMESLASPAYRAKVGTNGNFILMHSVGSIPHGAEIDVPLNYADYYFLEGLKRKRDLEK from the coding sequence ATGAAAACAGTACTCGCTACTTGGGGCCTCTCCCTCCTTGCGTTCTGCGGTTGCGCGGGACAAAAGCAGGACGGAAGCCGCTTCATTCAGGAAAACATCGAGAACGCCGCGGCGCAGGAAACGCGGCAGACGGACCTCATCGAGAAATCGGGCAAAATCCTCCGTCCCCGCACCGTGAACAAGGACGGAAACATCGTCTACGTGCCCATCGACGACTGGTGCTCGGGTTTCTTCCCCGGCGTCGTCTGGTACACCTACCAGCTGACGGGCGACGAGAAGTGGCTGCCTCTGGCCGAGAAATATACCGAGGCGTTGGACTCCGTGCAATACCTCACGTGGCATCACGACGTGGGCTTCATGATTGGCTCCAGCTACCTGAACGGATACCGCTTTGCGGGGAAAGAGGCCTACAAGCCGGTCATCGTGCAGGCCGCCCGGTCGCTCTCCACCCGCTTTCGCCCCGCGGCCGGCGTGCTCCAGTCGTGGGACGCGGACAAGGGGTGGCAGGCGCGCAGAGGCTGGAAATGCCCCGTCATCATCGACAACATGATGAACCTGGAGCTGCTGTTCGAGGCGTCCTTGCTCTCGGGAGACTCTACGTATTATCAGATAGCCCGTAGACATGCCGACACCACGCTGGCCCACCACTTCCGCCCGGACAACAGTTGCTATCACGTGGTGGACTACGACCCCGAGACGGGCGAGGTGCGCAGCCGCGAGACGGCGCAAGGCTATGCCCACGAGTCGGCTTGGGCACGCGGTCAGGCTTGGGCGTTGTATGGCTACACCATGTGCTACCGCTATACGCGCGACCCTCGTTACCTGGCTCAGGCCGAAAAGATTTACAGCTTCATCTTCCATAATAAGCACCTGCCGGAAGACTTGGTGCCGTACTGGGACTTCGACGCCCCCGGCATCCCCCGCGAGCCGCGCGACGCCTCGGCGGCCGCCTGCACGGCTTCCGCCCTGTACGAGCTGAGCACCTACCTCCCCGGCAAAGGCTATAAGGAGACGGCGGACAAGGTGATGGAAAGTCTGGCCTCACCCGCCTACCGCGCAAAGGTGGGCACCAACGGGAACTTCATCCTGATGCACTCCGTAGGCAGCATTCCCCACGGCGCGGAAATCGACGTGCCCCTGAACTACGCCGACTATTATTTCTTGGAAGGATTGAAACGAAAAAGAGACTTGGAAAAATGA
- a CDS encoding sulfatase family protein — protein sequence MKTGFGILVGGLGVFALQGCKTRQTAETVRPNVIYVFPDQMRNQAMGFWGEEGFRERVNFRNDPVHTPRLNEFARQSLVLTSAMSNCPLSSPHRGSLLTGMYPNKSGIPLNCNSSRPISTLREDAVCVSDVFARAGYDCAYIGKLHADFPTPNDPERPGRYVEDRIPAWDAYTPKQRRHGFNYWYSYGTFDEHKNPHYWDTDGRRHNPHEWSPLHEADKVVAYLKNEGGVRNPNKPFFIMVGMNPPHSPYRSTDDCMEQDFNLYKDQPLDSLLIRPNADPTMPKAESARYYFASVTGVDRAFGQILDALKALGLEENTIVVFASDHGETMCSQRTDDPKNSPYAESMNTPFLVRYPQKVKPRVDNLILSSPDIMPTLLGLAGLSGSIPEEVQGRNYAPLFLDEKAAVTRPSGALYIQNLDGEKDADGLVRSYFPSARGFKSARYTLALYIDRQDHRLVKSLLFDDEQDPYQLHNLPLQQNAEIVKGLCTEMGKMLKAIDDPWYQEKILSEMIPY from the coding sequence ATGAAAACAGGATTCGGCATATTAGTCGGCGGTCTGGGCGTATTTGCCCTGCAAGGCTGCAAAACCCGGCAAACGGCGGAAACCGTACGCCCCAACGTCATCTATGTATTCCCCGACCAGATGCGCAACCAGGCGATGGGCTTCTGGGGAGAAGAGGGCTTTCGCGAGCGGGTGAACTTCCGCAACGACCCCGTACACACGCCCCGCCTGAACGAGTTTGCCCGTCAGTCGCTGGTGCTGACCTCGGCCATGAGCAACTGTCCTTTGAGCAGTCCGCACCGCGGTTCCCTCCTCACGGGGATGTATCCCAACAAGAGCGGCATCCCCTTGAATTGCAACTCCAGTCGGCCCATAAGCACGCTCCGCGAAGATGCCGTATGCGTGAGCGACGTATTCGCACGCGCCGGATATGACTGCGCCTACATCGGCAAGCTGCATGCCGACTTCCCCACGCCCAACGACCCCGAACGTCCCGGTCGCTACGTGGAAGACCGCATACCGGCATGGGATGCCTACACGCCGAAGCAACGCCGGCACGGCTTCAACTATTGGTACTCGTACGGCACCTTCGACGAACACAAGAACCCGCACTATTGGGACACCGACGGAAGACGCCACAACCCGCACGAATGGTCGCCCCTGCACGAGGCGGACAAGGTGGTGGCTTACCTGAAGAACGAGGGCGGCGTGCGAAACCCGAACAAGCCTTTCTTCATCATGGTGGGCATGAATCCGCCCCACAGTCCCTACCGCTCAACGGACGACTGCATGGAACAGGACTTCAATCTCTATAAGGACCAACCGCTGGACAGCCTCCTCATCCGCCCCAACGCAGACCCCACCATGCCCAAGGCAGAGAGCGCCCGCTACTACTTCGCATCCGTCACCGGCGTAGACCGTGCCTTCGGACAGATACTCGACGCATTGAAAGCGCTTGGACTGGAAGAGAACACCATCGTAGTCTTTGCCTCCGACCACGGCGAAACCATGTGCAGCCAGCGCACGGACGACCCGAAGAACTCGCCCTACGCCGAGTCCATGAACACTCCGTTCCTGGTGCGCTATCCGCAGAAGGTGAAGCCCCGTGTGGACAACCTGATACTCTCTTCGCCGGACATCATGCCCACGCTGCTGGGGCTTGCCGGACTTTCCGGCTCCATCCCCGAGGAGGTGCAGGGACGCAACTATGCACCGCTCTTCCTGGACGAAAAGGCCGCAGTGACACGTCCCTCGGGTGCGCTCTACATACAAAATCTGGATGGCGAGAAAGATGCCGACGGGCTGGTTCGTTCCTACTTCCCCTCGGCGCGCGGCTTCAAGTCGGCACGCTACACGCTGGCGCTCTACATCGACCGCCAAGACCATCGCCTGGTGAAGAGCCTGCTGTTCGACGACGAGCAAGACCCTTACCAGCTGCACAACCTCCCCCTGCAACAGAACGCCGAAATCGTGAAAGGGCTCTGCACCGAGATGGGCAAGATGCTGAAAGCCATCGATGACCCGTGGTATCAGGAGAAAATCTTGTCGGAAATGATTCCGTACTGA
- a CDS encoding Rossmann-fold NAD(P)-binding domain-containing protein yields the protein MRNFTCVQDIGNLRSALNEAFEIKKDRFKNVELGRNKTLMMIFFNSSLRTRLSTQKAAMNLGMNVIVLDINQGAWKLETERGVIMDGEKPEHLLEAIPVMGCYCDVIGVRSFARFENKEEDYNEMILNQFIRYSGRPIFSMEAATRHPLQSFADLITIEEYKKKARPKVVMTWAPHPRPLPQAVPNSFAEWMNATDYDFVITHPEGYELDPQFVGNARVEYDQMKAFEGADFIYAKNWAAYTGDNYGRILSKDREWTVSERQMAVTDNAYFMHCLPVRRNMIVTDDVIESPQSIVIPEAANREISATVVLKRLIEGL from the coding sequence ATGAGAAATTTTACTTGCGTACAAGACATCGGTAATCTGAGGTCTGCATTGAACGAAGCATTTGAGATTAAGAAAGACCGTTTTAAAAATGTGGAGTTGGGACGCAACAAGACGTTGATGATGATATTTTTCAACTCCAGCCTGCGCACCCGTCTCAGTACACAGAAGGCTGCCATGAATCTGGGTATGAACGTCATTGTGTTGGACATCAATCAAGGCGCATGGAAGCTCGAAACGGAACGGGGCGTTATCATGGACGGAGAGAAGCCGGAACACTTGCTGGAGGCCATCCCTGTGATGGGTTGTTACTGTGATGTGATAGGGGTGCGCTCCTTTGCCCGCTTTGAAAACAAAGAGGAAGATTATAATGAAATGATATTGAATCAGTTCATCCGCTATTCCGGCCGGCCGATTTTCTCTATGGAGGCTGCCACACGCCACCCCTTGCAGAGCTTTGCCGACCTCATCACCATCGAGGAATATAAAAAGAAAGCCCGCCCCAAAGTAGTTATGACTTGGGCGCCGCATCCTCGTCCGTTGCCTCAAGCTGTTCCCAACTCCTTTGCCGAATGGATGAATGCCACGGATTATGATTTTGTCATTACGCACCCCGAAGGCTATGAGCTTGACCCGCAGTTTGTGGGTAATGCACGTGTGGAATACGACCAGATGAAAGCCTTTGAGGGAGCTGATTTTATTTATGCCAAGAACTGGGCAGCCTATACGGGTGATAACTACGGGCGAATATTGAGCAAAGATCGTGAATGGACAGTAAGCGAACGGCAGATGGCTGTGACCGATAACGCTTACTTCATGCACTGTCTGCCGGTTCGCCGCAATATGATTGTGACGGATGATGTCATCGAGAGCCCACAATCCATCGTCATTCCCGAAGCTGCCAACCGTGAAATTTCTGCTACGGTAGTGCTGAAAAGACTGATTGAAGGGTTGTAA
- a CDS encoding glutamate-5-semialdehyde dehydrogenase, with amino-acid sequence MNLNRTFVAVQEAACKLLGLSDKDINEILLAVADAAEGKADFILGENRKDLERMSPDNPKYDRLQLTEERLQGIASDIRDVASLPSPLGRILKEDVRPNGLKIKRVSVPFGVIGIIYEARPNVGFDVFSLCLKSGNACILKGGSDADCSNRAIVRVIHEVLRRFEIDPHVVELLPADREATAELLHANGYVDVIIPRGSSGLIDYVRQNATISVIETGAGVCHTFFDRYGDVRKGAPIICNAKTRRVSVCNALDCLIIDANRLSDLPILCASLGDRSVTLYADRSAYEALQGNYPAALLQPADEDCYGKEFLDYKMSIKTVDSLRDALAHIRKYSSKHSECIVTEDRLHGEQFCREVDAACVYVNAPTSFTDGAQFGLGAEIGISTQKLHARGPMGLEEMTTYKWIVEGNGQIRN; translated from the coding sequence ATGAATTTAAACAGAACCTTTGTCGCAGTACAAGAGGCTGCCTGCAAACTTTTGGGCTTAAGCGACAAGGACATCAATGAAATATTATTGGCTGTTGCAGATGCGGCTGAGGGAAAAGCCGATTTCATACTTGGCGAGAACCGGAAAGACTTGGAGCGCATGTCTCCTGACAACCCTAAATACGATCGTCTGCAACTGACAGAGGAACGTCTGCAAGGCATCGCCTCAGATATACGGGATGTGGCTTCTCTGCCCTCGCCATTGGGACGGATACTGAAAGAGGATGTTCGCCCCAATGGGCTGAAGATAAAAAGAGTAAGTGTGCCTTTCGGGGTAATCGGTATCATTTACGAAGCCCGTCCCAATGTCGGTTTCGATGTGTTTTCGCTTTGCCTGAAGAGCGGTAACGCTTGCATCTTGAAGGGTGGGAGCGATGCCGATTGCTCCAACCGTGCCATTGTTCGGGTGATACACGAGGTGTTGAGGCGCTTTGAAATAGACCCACACGTAGTGGAGCTGTTGCCCGCCGACCGAGAGGCTACTGCCGAGCTGCTGCATGCCAATGGCTATGTGGACGTCATCATCCCCCGTGGCAGTAGCGGACTGATTGATTATGTGCGGCAAAATGCCACCATATCGGTCATCGAAACCGGGGCCGGCGTATGCCATACTTTCTTCGACCGTTATGGCGATGTGCGGAAAGGTGCGCCTATTATCTGCAACGCCAAGACACGTCGCGTCAGTGTCTGCAATGCATTGGATTGCCTGATTATCGACGCCAACCGCTTGTCCGATCTTCCTATACTTTGCGCTTCCTTGGGCGACAGAAGCGTTACTCTTTATGCCGACCGGTCTGCATACGAGGCTTTGCAAGGCAACTATCCCGCAGCATTGTTGCAGCCTGCCGATGAAGATTGCTACGGCAAAGAATTTCTGGATTATAAAATGTCCATTAAGACAGTGGACTCCCTGCGTGATGCTTTGGCGCATATACGGAAGTATAGCTCCAAGCACAGCGAATGCATCGTTACGGAAGACCGCTTGCATGGCGAACAATTCTGTCGTGAAGTGGATGCGGCCTGCGTCTATGTCAATGCGCCGACATCTTTCACTGACGGAGCCCAGTTTGGATTAGGTGCCGAAATAGGCATCAGCACTCAGAAGCTCCATGCCCGTGGGCCGATGGGATTGGAAGAGATGACTACCTATAAATGGATTGTAGAGGGGAACGGACAAATCAGAAATTAA
- the proB gene encoding glutamate 5-kinase — MRIDFNRITVKVGSNVLTRCDGTLDITRMSALVDQIAELHKAGMEIILVSSGAVASGRSEIQPDRKLDSVDQRQLFSAVGQAKLINRYYELFREHGVPVGQVLTMKESFATRRHYLNQKNCMTVMLENGVIPIVNENDTISVSELMFTDNDELSGLIASMMDVQTLIILSNINGIYNGPPADSASRIIREIGQGKDLSSYIQTTKSGFGRGGMLTKTSIARKVADEGITVIIANGKKDNILVDVIRNEKASVKDEGLEYTRFIPSSEPVSSVKKWIAHSGGFAKGELHIDDCAKRVLMSDKAVSILPIGVIAVHGEFEKDDIVRIIDSEGHSIGVGKADCNSGQAREAMGKHGKRPIVHYDYLYLE, encoded by the coding sequence ATGAGGATAGACTTTAATAGAATTACTGTCAAGGTAGGCAGCAATGTCTTGACACGTTGTGACGGCACTCTCGACATTACGCGCATGTCTGCGCTTGTAGACCAGATAGCAGAATTACATAAAGCAGGCATGGAGATAATTCTTGTTTCCTCCGGAGCTGTGGCTTCGGGGCGCAGTGAAATACAACCCGATAGAAAATTGGACAGCGTAGACCAGCGGCAACTTTTCTCGGCCGTGGGACAAGCTAAACTCATCAATCGCTATTATGAATTATTCCGTGAACACGGCGTTCCTGTGGGACAAGTTCTTACCATGAAGGAAAGTTTTGCCACCCGCCGGCATTATCTCAATCAGAAGAATTGCATGACCGTGATGTTGGAAAACGGTGTCATTCCCATTGTGAATGAGAATGATACTATTTCCGTGAGTGAACTGATGTTTACCGATAACGATGAGCTGTCCGGATTGATAGCTTCCATGATGGATGTGCAAACGCTGATTATTCTCAGCAATATCAATGGAATTTACAATGGACCGCCTGCCGATTCGGCATCACGAATTATTCGCGAGATAGGGCAGGGAAAGGATTTGTCCTCTTATATTCAAACCACGAAATCCGGATTCGGACGAGGGGGAATGCTGACAAAAACAAGTATAGCCCGCAAAGTGGCAGACGAAGGCATCACTGTTATCATTGCCAATGGCAAGAAGGATAATATCTTGGTGGACGTCATCCGAAATGAGAAGGCAAGCGTGAAAGATGAAGGTCTGGAATATACTCGTTTCATCCCCTCGTCAGAACCTGTTTCCAGTGTCAAGAAATGGATTGCCCACAGCGGAGGTTTTGCCAAAGGGGAACTGCATATCGATGATTGTGCAAAGAGGGTGTTGATGTCAGATAAAGCTGTCAGTATTCTGCCGATAGGCGTCATTGCTGTGCATGGGGAGTTTGAGAAAGACGACATCGTGCGAATCATAGACTCTGAAGGTCATTCGATAGGCGTGGGAAAAGCCGATTGCAACTCAGGACAAGCGCGTGAAGCTATGGGCAAACACGGTAAAAGGCCCATTGTGCATTACGACTATTTATATTTAGAATAA
- a CDS encoding DUF2007-related protein, producing the protein MKTEDKSKIVEVFSGSPWEAELVKSLLENSGIEAVTKDGMAVNLVLPATAVDVSVLVNEKDYEVAMSVVREYEKNEDRL; encoded by the coding sequence ATGAAGACGGAAGATAAAAGTAAAATAGTTGAAGTGTTTTCCGGATCACCGTGGGAAGCAGAACTTGTAAAAAGTTTATTGGAGAATAGTGGCATCGAAGCCGTGACAAAAGATGGAATGGCGGTAAACCTTGTATTACCGGCTACAGCTGTAGATGTTTCTGTTTTAGTCAATGAGAAAGACTATGAGGTCGCCATGTCGGTGGTTAGAGAATACGAAAAAAATGAGGATAGACTTTAA